One window of Manduca sexta isolate Smith_Timp_Sample1 unplaced genomic scaffold, JHU_Msex_v1.0 HiC_scaffold_505, whole genome shotgun sequence genomic DNA carries:
- the LOC119193409 gene encoding probable 39S ribosomal protein L49, mitochondrial — GKTGQILNNATYLGTKLTPGSQSVLVSKKYSNYAHSPFVTRIKEQYDYEIVKKPQEWEYVERLLPFETLPKVTLKDSYPSGWVPPKEEALNNPYFVRRNKYSDLPIFLNISHRGMRKISIKKIEGDIWKMNDELKAYLKMKNNKFVQTRVHEVGRFIETKGDYVNDIKEWALAKGF; from the exons AACTGGACAAATCCTGAACAACGCAACTTATTTGGGTACAAAACTGACCCCGGGATCACAAtcg GTTCTGGTATCAAAGAAATACTCAAATTATGCGCATTCTCCGTTTGTCACGAGAATAAAGGAGCAGTACGACTACGAAATCGTCAAGAAGCCCCAGGAATGGGAATATGTTGAAAGACTTTTGCCGTTTGAGACGCTACCCAAAGTTACCCTGAAAGACAGCTATCCATCAGGCTGGGTCCCGCCAAAAGAAGAGGCGCTTAACAATCCTTATTTCGTCCGAAGGAATAAATATTCcgatttacctatatttttgaatatatcaCATAGAGGAATGCGTAAAATATCTATCAAGAAGATCGAGGGCGACATCTGGAAAATGAATGATGAACTCAAGGCGTACTTGAAGATGAAGAATAACAAGTTCGTACAGACGAGGGTTCATGAAGTGGGAAGATTCATAGAAACCAAAGGAGACTATGTGAACGATATAAAAGAATGGGCACTAGCTAAaggtttctaa